The Ciconia boyciana chromosome 28, ASM3463844v1, whole genome shotgun sequence genomic sequence CCAAGGGGTGttgggggcagcagggctgcaggggcttTAGGGGGGCGGGGGTTGGGGTCCCGGGTGGGGGAAGGTCCagagaggttttggggtgcggggaggggggagcacccctccccaaaaaaaaaggagaccaATAAAGCTTTTGAGCGACCCAACCCCCGGCGCTGGGTGGTTTGGGGACCCCGGGGTCCCACCTGCGGTCCCGGAGCTGCTGGGGGCGGTGGGGGCCAGCACCGGGATGGACCCAACCCCCAAGAACAGACCAACCCCCCAAAGTGAGCCAATACCCCCAAACTGAGCCAATACCCCCAAAATGGACCCTTCACCCCTAAAACTGAGCCCCCACCCCTAAAACCGCCCCTTTACCCCCAAAACTGAGCCAACACCCCAAAAACCACCCCAGAACTCCCTAAAATGGACCCAACACCcctaaaaccaaaccaacacccccaaacTGAGCCAACACCCCTAAAATGGGCCCTTCAATCCCTAAAACTAAGCCCCTGCCCCTAAAACTGGCCCTTTACCCCCAAAATGACCCAACACCCCCAAAAATAACCCAGCACCCCCCAAAAATGACCCAAAACTCCCTCATATGGATTCAAGACCCTCTAAAACCAACCAATGCCCCTAAAACCGCCCATTCGCCCCCAAACGGACCCAACCCCCCAGACTGACTCCTCACCCCAAgctgccgccccggccccgggccaGGCCCAGAGCCCCGGGATAAATCTGAGGTAAATTTGAGTTAAACCTGAGGTAAATCTGAGGTGAATTTAAGATAAGCCTAAGCCAAGGGCTCACCGAGGAGGCcgggggggtccgggggtccCGGGCCGGGTCGGGGGGGGCCCTCGGGCCGTTCCCAGGCCCCCCCGAAGCCGCcgaacccccccccccaaatccgCGCCTCAGCGCTCAAAATGGCGGCGCTCCCACAATGCCCCGCGAGCGGCGAGAGCGGGAAGACGGGAAACTACAACTCCCGGCATGCCGCGGGAAAGGAGGCGGGGCGAAAGGGCTCGGCCAATCAGGGAGCGaaaggggcgggcggggaggcgtGGCCTGGACGCGGCctggaggcggcggcggcggcggcggccatgAACATCCTCCCTAAGAAATCGTGGCATGTGCGGAACCGGGAGAACGTGGCGCGGGTGCGGCGGGACGAGGCGGCGGCCGAGGCCGAGCGGCGGAAGCGGGACGCCCGAGCGCTGAGGGCCGAGCAGGAGGCGAGTGCGGGGCGCATGCGCGgcggggagctggggaaggggagggggaagggaaatggCGCATGCGCGGCGGCCGGGAAGGGCGCATGCGCGGCAAGGTGCGCGGGAGAGAGGTGGGTGAGCGACCGGGCTCGGGGCGGGCTTGTGGTTCTGGGCGGGGCTTGGAGCAAACCATTCTCGTCtgcgggggggacgggggcaATGGGGCACAAATGGGGTAAAGAAAAGCCGGGGGGGCAGCCATGGAGCAAAATACCCCAGGGGAGGGGCCACAAtaccccgggggggggaggcagaTTGGGGGCGGGGAGGGTAAAAGGCCGGGGGGGCACCTATGGGGCAAAATACCCCGGGGGGCGGGGagttgggggggagggggcaaaaTAacccgggggggaggggcagctcatgggggaagggggagcaaaGCCCCttggggggggtgtccctgaacccctctgccccccaggcCCGCACCCACCTCCTGCGGAAGAAGgcgcggggggggaggggcgccagccccccctccccccccctccttttcccctccccccatgAAagcgggggggtcccagcccccaACCGGGAGCACGAGGAGGAGAAGCGGCAGGAGCAGGTAGAGATGGGGGGGGATAAAAGAGGGGAGGGGAtaaaggggagggagggtttGGAAGGGGGGTTCAGGGGgcccagccccccaaccccctcccaCCTGAGTTGCCCCCAggagcggcgggagcgggcgcTGGGGGTGCTGACCTACCTGGGGCAGAGCGCGGCCGAGGCCCAGACCTCCCCCCCCTGGTACCagcggccccccccgccccgggggggcgaggaggaggaggaggaggaggggggcgcCGGGCGGGAGGAAGGGCGCAAAGCGGCGCTCGACCCCCTCCTCGCCATCCGCCGGGGGCTGCGCCGGCACCGCGACCCCCACCAAAGAgacccccgcggccgcccccagccggggggctcggggtaagcccccctccccccaggtggCTAATGGTTTGCTCCACGGGGGTTTAATCACCCCCCCATATTAATTAATTGCCCCCCCCTAATGAACTCATTGCCCCCCAGGCCCTCGCTGGAGGAGCTGCGGCGGCAGCGGctgcggcgggaggcggcggaggcggcgcggagccgggcgCTGCTggagggctgcggggcggggggccccCAAAGCGGCGAGCCCCCGATGAGCGAGCCCGGCCCTACAACTCCCAGTTCAACCCCCACCTggcgcgggggcgcggggcaAGTCCTGagaccccccccaaatcctgagACCCCCATCCCCTGAgaccccccacatcccctgagacccccccaaatcctgagcccccccacgtcccctgaGGCCCCCATCCTGAGAcaccccccacatcccctgagccccccaaatcctgaggcccccccacatcccctgaGACCCCCCCCATCCTGAGGTCCCCCCCAATCCACTGAGCCCCCCCCACATCCAGAGGACCCCCCAAATTCACTGACACCCTCCCCCAATCCAGAGACCCCCCCCCAGGGTGAAGCACCCCAAAATATCTGGGGGGGGGTgaggtggtttggggggggtcaAAGCTTCCCCTTGCCCAAGAGGGGGGGAATAAAGGAGGGGGGTGAAATGGGGAGGGGGTGAAATAGGGGGCCGAGCCCCCCAATTGTGCCCCCCCCAAAACGACCCTCTCCATATAAAACtatttattcataaatattttccaaaatgaaaataggTTTACGAAAAAATATCTTAAACCGCGatgggaaaaagggggggggccgaccccacccccaccccaactctgccccctctctccccaggacccccgcGGTGaaagtggggagggggaggggcgaaaggcaggaccccccccaaaatgctCAGCCCAGCTGTGACAtggaagggggggtggggggggggtggtgtgaATTTTGGGGTTAAACTGCTGGTTTTTGGGGCGTCGTGAGTTCTGAACCCCTGTAATTGcatgcgggggggggggagggggcgtggGGGAGGGTGCccacgctgctgctgccccccaccccgaggtggggaggggaagggcccCCTCCCCCTCACTGCAGGTCGCGGTCCTCGAGGTATCGGTACTCGAAGGTGAACCCCTCCTTCTTCCGCTGGCCCCACTTCTCGTAGTCAAAATAGATATAGGTGCCCTAAGatttaaaaaggggggggcagtgagggaggaggggacccccctgccccccaaaaaacccgggggggggccccaaaaccccacagtgAGGGGAACCCCTCCCCAAAACGCAGCGAGGccgggggagggtggggagagcCCGGCCAGGGGTTGGAGGGGTTTGGCGGTgccggggggtttgggggtcggggggtttgggggtcggggggttttggggttcggggggttttggggtccccctcaCCTGCTCGAACTCGTCGGTGATGGTTTTGGGCTCCTCGTGGCGCTGGAACCACATC encodes the following:
- the LENG1 gene encoding LOW QUALITY PROTEIN: leukocyte receptor cluster member 1 (The sequence of the model RefSeq protein was modified relative to this genomic sequence to represent the inferred CDS: inserted 1 base in 1 codon); the protein is MNILPKKSWHVRNRENVARVRRDEAAAEAERRKRDARALRAEQEARTHLLRKKARGGRGASPPSPPLLFPSPHESGGVPAPNREHEEEKRQEQERRERALGVLTYLGQSAAEAQTSPPWYQRPPPPRGGEEEEEEEGGAGREEGRKAALDPLLAIRRGLRRHRDPHQRDPRGRPQPSLEELRRQRLRREAAEAARSRALLEGXRGGGPPKRRAPDERARPYNSQFNPHLARGRGASPETPPKS